The DNA segment TCGGCCAGGCGGTGCACCGGACGACGGCGGTCGCCTCGATCGCGTTCCTGCTGCTGCACATCACCACCAAGATCGCGCTGGACCACACCCAGCTGATCGCGGCCCTCGTCCCCTTCTCCCTCGGCGTCACCGGCAGCGGCGGTCTGATCGGCCTGGGCTCGCTGGCCGGCCTGCTGATGGTCTTCGTCGGCGTCACCGGCGCCCTGCGCAGCAACTTCGCCACCCCGGCCCCCGTGGCCGCCCGCTGGCGCGCGATGCACATGCTGGCCTACCCGGCGTGGTGCGCGGCCCTGGTGCACGGGCTGTACGCGGGCCGCCAGGCCAAGCCCGTTTTCGTGATCCTCTACGGCCTCTCCCTGCTCGGCGTGATGGCCGGCCTGGCGCTGCGCGCCGCTCCCCGCCCGGTCAAGCGCCGGCTCGCCGACAACCTGGTCGGCCTCTTCGGCGGCGGCGACCCCTCGGACCTGGACCGCCTGGAGGCGAGCCGGAGCCGCCGCGACGAGCCCGGCTTCGACAACCGCCGTGAGCCCCGCCGCGAACCCCGCCGCGCCCCCGAGACCCCCTCCGGCCCGCTGTACCAGTCCCCGGCCGCCGCCGCGCCGGACCCCGGCTTCGCCGCCGCCTACCGCACCGCGGGCGGGCCGGACACCGCCCGACAGCCGGTGAACACCACCGCCCAGGCGTCGAGCTGGCCGGTGCCGTCCCCGCCCCCGGTCGGCGAGGCCCCGCCCTCCTCCTACGACCCGCTCCAGGACACCGGATACAACATCCCCGCCTATGGCAATCCGGGCACCCCCGGATACGGCGGAAGTGATGTGTACAACACCGGTGAGACGAACGCCCGCTACGGGACGTACAACTCCTCCGACACGTTCAACAGCGGTCCCGCCTCTGAAGCGACCCCCGGCGCCGGATACGACGCGCCGGGTTCGGGCGAGCCCTGGAACACGCCTTCCGGAGGCCATAGGTGAACGAGGCCCTTCCCGACGTCCCCGAGGTCCGCGTGGTCGGACTTCCCCAGCTCACGTCGGGTTTCGACCTTGTGGAACGGCTCGACCTGCCCATGCATCTGAAGGTGCACGGGCCGCTCGAGCCGCTCGGCGGTGAGCAGCTCGCGCAGCTCGCCGAGAAGATCCATCTCAAGGGGCGCGGCGGCGCGGGTTTCCCCTTCCACAAGAAACTCCGCTCGGTCGCCGAGTCGGCGATCAAGAAGGGGGTACGCCCGGTCGTCGTGGTCAACGGCAGCGAGGACGAGCCGGCCTGCCGCAAGGACACGGTGCTGATCAACCGTGCCCCGCACCTCATCCTGGACGGCGCGCTGCTGTGCGCCGAGGCGATGGGGGCGCGCACGCTGGTGATCGGCGTGACCCGCGAGTCCACCCAGCGCTCGATGGAGGCGGCCCTCGCCGAGCGCGGCCTGAGCAACTCGCGCCGCTCGGCCCTGCGCGCCTGGGTGCAGCGCAACCCGGTCCGCATGGTGACCGGGGCCGCCGCCTCCCTGATCCGCTCGGTGGACGGCGGCCCGGCGATCCCGCCCGGCCGGAAGATCAGCGCCTCGCAGAGCGGCGTCGGCGGCGTCCCCACCCTGCTCTCCAACGCGGAGACCTTCGCCCAGCTGGCCATCGCCGCCCGCATCGGCCCCGAGCGCTACGGCAACACCGGCCTGTACGACGAGCCGGGCACGGTGATGCTGACGGTGTCCGGCGCGGTGGCTCGCCCGATGGTGATCGAGGCCCCCACCGGCGTACCCCTGCGGTACATCCTCCAGCTGGCCGGTGCCCCGCCGGTGCCGCAGGGCGTGCTGACCGGCGGCTACCACGGCAAGTGGATCGACGCGGCGACGGTGAACGAGGCGGTCGTCTCCCGCAACTCGCTGGACGCGGTGGGCGGCGCGCTGGGCGCGGGCGCGATCCTGCCGATCAGTCAGGAGACGTGTCCGCTGGGCGAGTCGCTGCGGGTGGCGCAGTGGCTGGCCGATGAGAGCGCCGGGCAGTGCGGCCCGTGCTACCTCGGGCTGCCCGCCGCCGCGCGGGGCATGGAGGACATCATCAACGGCGGCGGCCCGGCCGCGCTGGAGGCGCTGAAGCAGGTCGCCAAGAACGTGAAGCGGCGCGGGGCGTGTTCGCACCCGGACGGCTCGGCGATGTTCCTGGAGTCGACCATCAAGGCGTTCACGGACGACCTGGCCGCCCATGTCCTCGGCAACGGCTGCGGACGCCCCGTGGAGGGCGTGCTGCCACTGTTCGAGGACGGCAAACTCCCCGCCGGCATCACGGGTGGCGCGGCGCCGGAGGAGTCCGGGGGCAGCCGCCAGAAGATCTACGTGGACTGGACGCTGTGCCGGGGCCACGGGCTCTGCGCGGACATCCTCCCGGAGGTCTTCGAGCTGGGCGCGGACGGTTTCCCGACGGTCGCCCAGGCCCAGGTCCCGCGCTACGCGGAGGCGAAGGCGCTGCGCGCGGTACGCCGCTGCCCGGCGCTCGCGCTGCGCATCGAGGAGGACACCCGGGGCCAGGCGCCCGCCCGGAACCTCCCGGTGGTCTCCCAGGGCCGGGGACGGCGCGCGCTGGGCCGCTGACCCGAGTCGTCAACACGACGAAGGCGGACCGTCTTTACGACGGTCCGCCTTCGCCTTCTGTGGAGCTAAGGAGAATTGAACTCCTGACCTCCTGCATGCCATGCAGGCGCTCTACCAACTGAGCTATAGCCCCTTGTTGTTTTCCGCCCGGTTTCCCCGGCGGCGATGCCAACATTACACGGACCCCGGGGTGGAACACCAAATCGGTTCCGCAATGTCCGTTATGCCGCGATGCCCGCTATGCGGTCACGAAGGAGTAGAACCGCTTGAGCGTGCAGTGCTCCTCCAGCAGCCGGCCGTAGATCGGCTCCCCCTCGAGTTCGCGGTACGTCTCGATGGGGTCGCCCTTTATGATCAGCGCCCGTGCGCATTCCTCGCACCAGTACTGGTAGTCGGGGTTGATCGGCTCCATGTCGCGCACGATCGGGGTGCCGCTCCCGCACCAGTCGCACTTCCGCCTGTGTGCACCCATCGCTCAGCTCCAGCTGTGGCCAGGGGCCACGTGCGCGGAACCTCCAAGGATGCTCGCAGGCATCGCCACTCCCTCCCGTCGGGCCGAGCCCCCTTCCGGCCGTCTGATTCTGCCACGGCCGGGCCTGCACGGTCAGCGACGCCTCAGTACCGGTCCGGACACGGTCGCCCCCGGGCGAAGACCGTTCGCAGAGGTATACGACCATGGAACGCGAACGACTCAAGTGAACGGCCCGAGCGGGGGGAAGCAGAAGATCCCGCCCCTCGAAGGGACGGGATCTTCATCACCGATCTCTGATCACTCACCAGGAGTGTCGATCTGTGGAGCTAAGGAGAATTGAACTCCTGACCTCCTGCATGCCATGCAGGCGCTCTACCAACTGAGCTATAGCCCCTCGCGTTCTTCCCGCTCCGCGGGCCGAACAAGAAGAACTTTAGCCTGTGACCTGCCGGAAAGTGAAATCCGGGTCCCGGGCCCCGGCCGGCGGGCTTCGGCGTGGCTCAGTCGTCGTCGCCGAGGACCGGCTCGGGCAGGGTGCCCGCGTTGTGCTCCAGCAGCCGCCAGCCCCGGGCGCCCTCGCCGAGCACCGACCAGCAGCAGTTGGTCAGGCCGCCGAGGCTCTCCCAGTGGTGCGACTCCAGGCCGAGCAGGCGGCCGATGGTCGTACGGATGGTGCCGCCGTGGCTGACCACCACGAGGGTGCCGTCCTCGGGCAGCTTCTCCGTGTGCCGCAGCACCACGGGGGCGGCCCGGTCGGCGACCTCGGTCTCCAGCTCGCCACCGCCGCGCCGGACCGGCTCGCCGCGCTTCCAGGCCGCGTAGTCGTCGCCGAACCTGGCGATGATCTCCTGGTGCGTCAGGCCCTGCCAGACACCCGCGTAGGTCTCGCGCAGCGCCTCGTCGCGCTCGACGTCGAGGCCGGTCAGGCCGGCCAGCTCGTCGGCCGTGTCCGAGGCGCGCTTCAGGTCCGAGGCGATGATCGCGTCCGGGCGCAGCGAGGCGAGCTGCCGGGCGGCCCGGCGGGCCTGGGCGATGCCGGTCTCCGTCAGCTCGACGTCCGTGGTGCCCTGGAAGCGGCGTTCGACGTTCCACGCGGTCTGGCCGTGCCGCCACAGGATGATGCGGCGGCCCCGGCCCGTGCTGTCGGTCACCTCACCGGTGGCGCTCATCAGCGCTCCTGGCCGGGCTCGTCACCGGCCTCGTCCGCGTGCAGCTTGGCGTGCTCCTCGGCCTTGCCCCGGGTGGCGCGGGCCTCCTCGGGCAGCTCCAGCTCGGGGCAGTCCTTCCACAGGCGCTCCAGGGCGTAGAAGACGCGCTCCTCGCTGTGCTGGACGTGGACGACGATGTCGACGTAGTCCAGCAGGATCCAGCGGGACTCGCGGTCGCCCTCGCGGCGGACGGGCTTGGCGCCGAGCTCCTTCTGCAGGCGCTCCTCGATCTCGTCGACGATCGCCCGGACCTGGCGGTCGTTGGGGGCGGAGGCCAGCAGGAACGCGTCCGTGATCGACAGCACGTCGCTGACGTCGTAGGCGATGACGTCGTGGGCGAGCTTGTCGGCGGCCGCCTGGGCGGCGGTGTTGATGAGTTCGAGGGAACGGTCGGTGGCGGTCACTGTGCGGCTTTCGTTCGAGGACGGGGTGCTGTTGCGAAGACTGGGGCGGGCCGCCGGGCGCGGGGCGCGTTTTCCGGAGGCACCGGGACTCCAAGGGTCTCACGCGCGGCCGGGCCCACCCCACGTGTTCCGGTGCTCACGTGGGGTGTGCCGCGCGGTTTCAGGAGGCGGCGGGCCGGTAGTCCTGGCCGAGGACGACGAGGACGTCGGCGCCGGAGGAGACCGCGCCCTTGCTCACGGCCGCGGCGCTCAGGCCCAGGGTCTTGGCGACCTCGGTGGCGTTCTGCTTGTCGGCGGGGTCGGAGTAGACCACCTTGGAGGCGGCCTGGGCGCCGGAGGCGGTGCCGCCCTCGATGAAGCCGAAGCCGCCGCCGAGCAGGGTCACACGGGCCTTCTCGGTGTCGTCCTTGGCGCCGGTGGCGTTCTGCACGGCGACCCGGACGGCGGAGCCGGCGTCGGGGCTCTTGGCGGTGCCGCCCAGGATGTTCTTGACCACGCTGTCGCTGGTCCCGGCACTCAGCGTGCCGTCGCTCTGCACCGGCAGCGGAACGGTCTGGTACTTGCCGTCCTTGGCGAGGTCGGCCAGCTTGGCGAGGAAGGTGCCCAGGTCCTTGTCGGTGAGCGGCGGGTCGAGGATCTGCGCGAGGGTCTGCACGGTGGTCGTCGCGGCCGACGGGTCGGACGACAGCTTGCGCAGCGCGCCCTGCATGACCTCACCGAACCGCTTGAGCTGGGCGTTCTCGGTCTCGCCCGGCCCTCGGTAGGTGGCGTAGGCGACGGCCATCTTGCCGCTGAGGGTCTGCGCGCTGCCCCGGTGCACCAGCGGGGCGGCGCCCTTCTTCTTGGCGTCCGGGTCGGGCACGTCGGTGTCGGTGTCGATCTCGATGTTGCCGACCAGCTCCACGAGGTTCTGGAGGTAGGGCGTGTCCAGCCGCCAGGTGCCCTGGATGTCGGTGCCGAGGACGGTGTCGAGCTGGTCGCGGGTACCGGAGGAGCCGTCGTCGTCCACCGACTTGGCGAGCGTGGTGGTGGTGCCCGAATCGTCGGTCAGGGCGAGGGAGTTGGGGAGCAGGACGGTGGTGCCGCGCCGGGTGGTGGTGTTGTCGACGAGCAGCACGGTGGAGGTGCCGCGCCTGCCGGTGTCGTGCAGGTGGACCACGATCACGTCGCGCTTCTGGGCGCCGGCGGCGACGGTGGTGCCGGTCGCGGTGCCGGGTGAGGAGACGCCGGGCAGCTTCCCGTCGTACCAGAGGTAGCCGACGCCGCCCGCGACGACCAGGGTGAGGACCACGCCGAGGGCGATGATCCGGCCGCGCGCGCGGCGGCGGGCCTCCTCGCGGCGCTCGGTGCGGTTCTCGGTGAACTTCAGCCAGTCGATGACGTCCTCGGAGTCGCCGTCCGGCTCCTCGACGAACGCGAACTCCCCGTCCTCGCCCGCCTGCCGGCCCTCGCCCGTCTGCAGGCTCCCGGCCGGAGGCACCTCGGTCCTGGCGTCGTCGTCGGGCTGGGTCTGCTGCGGGATGTACGCCGTCTGCTCGGTGACCCTCGGCTGCTGTGCGCCGGTCCCGTACGGGTCGTAGGGGGCCTGCTGGGTGCCGTATGGGTCGTAGCCGGGCGGTATGGGCTGCTGCTGCCCGGTGTCGTAACCGCCCTGGGCGTAGCCCTGTTGCTGCCCGTAGGGGTCGTAGGTCTGCTGCTGCGGCTGCTGTCGCGGCTGTTGTCCGTGGGACGGGACCTGCTGGTACACGGGGCGGCCGTAGTCGTCGTAGCCGACGATCTCGTACTGGTCCCCTCCGTAACCGTCGTCGCCGTACCCAGCCTCGTATCGGTCGTTCACCGGTGCCCCTCTCGGCTCACTCGCCGCGGTACAGCTCGCGCTTGTCGATGTAGCGGACGACCCCGTCCGGGACCATGTACCAGATGGGGTCCCCCTTGGCGACTCTCGCCCGGCACTCGGTGGAGGAGATGGCCAGCGCGGGCACCTCGACCAGGGAGACCCCGCCCGCGGGCAGGCCGGCGTCGGTCAGCTGGTGGCCGGGGCGGGTGACGCCGACGAAGTGGGCCAGGGAGAAGAGTTCCTCGGAGTCGCGCCAGGTGAGCAGCTGGGCGAGGGCGTCGGCGCCGGTGATGAAGAACAGGTCGGTGTCGGGGTTGAGGGCGCGCAGGTCGCGCAGGGTGTCCACGGTGTAGGTGGGGCCGCCGCGGTCGATGTCGATGCGGCTGACCGAGAACTGCGGGTTCTCCGCGGTGGCGATGACCGTCATCAGATAGCGGTCCTCGGCCGGGGAGACGGCCCGGTGCGACTTCTGCCAGGGCTGGCCGGTGGGCACGAACACCACCTCGTCCAGCCGGAACCGGGCGGCGACCTCACTGGCCGCCACGAGGTGCCCGTGGTGGATCGGGTCGAAGGTGCCGCCCATGACGCCGAGCCTGCGCCGGCCCGTGCGGGCGGGGCCGTGGTCCGCCGTGTTCCGTGGCGGGTCGTCAGCGGTGCCCTCCGCCGGACCGGTAGGCATGTCCTGCTCTCCCATGCGTGCAGACCCTACCGGCCCGGCCTGCGGCTTCTCGCCGGGGACCGGCCGGGCGTCAGCGGTCGCGGTTGAAGCGGGTGGTGATCCACAGCAGGAGCAGCAGGATGAACAGGGCGCCGCCGCCGGTGATCGCGGGGTTCAGGCTGTCGTGGTTGCCGCCGTGCTCTGCGCCCTCGGCGGCGAGAGTGACCAACTGGGCAGCGGTGCTGTGGAGGCTCATCTTCGGCGTGACCTATCGCGTGTGGGCGGGATAAAGACGTCTGCCCATCGTAAGCGGGCACCCCCTCGGCGATCACGTCGACTCCGGCAAAGGCGCCGGGCGGGAACCCCGGGGAGGTGTCAGTCGTCCTTCTGCTTGTAGCCGCGCAGCAGGAACCAGCCGGTCAGCGCGCAGCCCACGACCATCACGATCAGCACGATCCGGAGCAGGTTGCCCGGCCCCTGCTGCTGGACGGCGCTCGACGCGGCCTCGGTCAGCCAGGCGGCTGCGGGGTGGTGCTCCATGACATGACTCCTTAGGGGTGCTGCCCGTCCACGGTATATCCGCCTAGGCTGGGCCCGGTCCGGGGGGCGCAGCGGGTTTCCGAGACGCAGGGGGAACGACATGTCCGACGACCGCCACGAGCAGGCCGGCCAGGAGCGGGTGCCCGGCAGGCACCGCAGCCGCTTCCCGGGGATCTCCTCGCGCGCGTACGAGCATCCGGCGGACCGCTCCGCCCTGGTGGCGCTGCGCAAACTGACCGGATTCGACACGGTGTTCAAGGCGCTGAGCGGGCTGCTGCCCGAGCGGTCCCTGAAGCTGCTGTTCCTGTCCGACTCGGTGCGGGTCTCCGACCGCCAGTTCGCGCATCTGAACGACATGCTCCGGGACGCCTGCTACATCCTGGACCTGGAGAAGGTCCCGGCGATGTACGTCACGCAGGACCCGAAGCCGAACGCGATGTGCATCGGCCTGGACGAGCCGGTGATCGTGGTGACCACCGGTCTGGTGGAGCTGCTGGACGAGGAGGAGATGCGGGCGGTCGTCGGCCACGAGGTGGGCCACGCGCTGTCCGGCCACTCCGTGTACCGCACGGTGCTGCTGTTCCTGACCTCGCTGGCGCTGAAGGTGGCGTGGATTCCGCTGGGCAATGTGGCGGTCATGGCGATCGTGACGGCGCTGCGGGAGTGGTTCCGCAAGTCCGAGCTGTCGGCCGACCGGGCCGGGCTGCTGGTGGGCCAGGACCTGCGGGCGTCGATGCGCGGCCTGATGAAGATCGCGGGCGGCAACCATCTGCACGAGATGAACGTGGACGCGTTCCTGGAGCAGGCCGAGGAGTACGAGGCCGGGGGCGACCTGCGGGACTCGGTGCTGAAGATCCTCAACGTGCTGCCCCGCTCGCACCCCTTCACCACGATCCGGGCGGCCGAGCTGAAGAGGTGGGCGGAGTCCCGCGACTTCCAGCGGATCATGGACGGCCACTATCCGCGCCGCGAGGAGGACAAGGACGCCCGGGTCGGCGAGTCCTTCCGCCAGTCCGCCGCGAGCTACGCGAGCGAGGTGCGCACCAGCAAGGACCCGCTGATGAAGCTGGTCTCGGACCTGGCGGGCGGCGCGGGCGACCTGGGCGGCCGGGTGAAGCGGGGCTTCAACGGCTTCGCCGGGCAGCCCCCGAAGGACGGTCCCGCGAAGGACGCCCCGGCAGGAGGCTGAGCGCCCGCGCTCACACGCGCGGCTGGGCGGTGTCGGCGAGCGTGCCGCACAGGGCGGCGGCGCCGGTCCCGTAGGGGTCGGTGCCGGGCGGTCCGCCCGCCTTGGCGTGCTCCCCGGCCAGCAGCGGCCGCAGATAGGCGCCGGTGTCCGCGGCGCAGGACAGCGGGCCCGCCTCGGTACTGGAGACGGTCAGCCGGGTCTGGCCGATGCGCAGGGTGTCGCGGTCGAAGCGGAAGGTCAGCTCGCGGCGCACGGTGAAC comes from the Streptomyces seoulensis genome and includes:
- a CDS encoding cytochrome b/b6 domain-containing protein; its protein translation is MNPRRSNSSLPKPGRSAYGVASAVVLLLIPVVVLVGGSQFQEFLNFGAGVLSLVSLSCSVIWGLVAQDRVLLNTRQRIIGQAVHRTTAVASIAFLLLHITTKIALDHTQLIAALVPFSLGVTGSGGLIGLGSLAGLLMVFVGVTGALRSNFATPAPVAARWRAMHMLAYPAWCAALVHGLYAGRQAKPVFVILYGLSLLGVMAGLALRAAPRPVKRRLADNLVGLFGGGDPSDLDRLEASRSRRDEPGFDNRREPRREPRRAPETPSGPLYQSPAAAAPDPGFAAAYRTAGGPDTARQPVNTTAQASSWPVPSPPPVGEAPPSSYDPLQDTGYNIPAYGNPGTPGYGGSDVYNTGETNARYGTYNSSDTFNSGPASEATPGAGYDAPGSGEPWNTPSGGHR
- a CDS encoding NADH-quinone oxidoreductase subunit NuoF family protein, which translates into the protein MNEALPDVPEVRVVGLPQLTSGFDLVERLDLPMHLKVHGPLEPLGGEQLAQLAEKIHLKGRGGAGFPFHKKLRSVAESAIKKGVRPVVVVNGSEDEPACRKDTVLINRAPHLILDGALLCAEAMGARTLVIGVTRESTQRSMEAALAERGLSNSRRSALRAWVQRNPVRMVTGAAASLIRSVDGGPAIPPGRKISASQSGVGGVPTLLSNAETFAQLAIAARIGPERYGNTGLYDEPGTVMLTVSGAVARPMVIEAPTGVPLRYILQLAGAPPVPQGVLTGGYHGKWIDAATVNEAVVSRNSLDAVGGALGAGAILPISQETCPLGESLRVAQWLADESAGQCGPCYLGLPAAARGMEDIINGGGPAALEALKQVAKNVKRRGACSHPDGSAMFLESTIKAFTDDLAAHVLGNGCGRPVEGVLPLFEDGKLPAGITGGAAPEESGGSRQKIYVDWTLCRGHGLCADILPEVFELGADGFPTVAQAQVPRYAEAKALRAVRRCPALALRIEEDTRGQAPARNLPVVSQGRGRRALGR
- a CDS encoding histidine phosphatase family protein — protein: MSATGEVTDSTGRGRRIILWRHGQTAWNVERRFQGTTDVELTETGIAQARRAARQLASLRPDAIIASDLKRASDTADELAGLTGLDVERDEALRETYAGVWQGLTHQEIIARFGDDYAAWKRGEPVRRGGGELETEVADRAAPVVLRHTEKLPEDGTLVVVSHGGTIRTTIGRLLGLESHHWESLGGLTNCCWSVLGEGARGWRLLEHNAGTLPEPVLGDDD
- the rsfS gene encoding ribosome silencing factor; the protein is MTATDRSLELINTAAQAAADKLAHDVIAYDVSDVLSITDAFLLASAPNDRQVRAIVDEIEERLQKELGAKPVRREGDRESRWILLDYVDIVVHVQHSEERVFYALERLWKDCPELELPEEARATRGKAEEHAKLHADEAGDEPGQER
- a CDS encoding LytR C-terminal domain-containing protein, producing MNDRYEAGYGDDGYGGDQYEIVGYDDYGRPVYQQVPSHGQQPRQQPQQQTYDPYGQQQGYAQGGYDTGQQQPIPPGYDPYGTQQAPYDPYGTGAQQPRVTEQTAYIPQQTQPDDDARTEVPPAGSLQTGEGRQAGEDGEFAFVEEPDGDSEDVIDWLKFTENRTERREEARRRARGRIIALGVVLTLVVAGGVGYLWYDGKLPGVSSPGTATGTTVAAGAQKRDVIVVHLHDTGRRGTSTVLLVDNTTTRRGTTVLLPNSLALTDDSGTTTTLAKSVDDDGSSGTRDQLDTVLGTDIQGTWRLDTPYLQNLVELVGNIEIDTDTDVPDPDAKKKGAAPLVHRGSAQTLSGKMAVAYATYRGPGETENAQLKRFGEVMQGALRKLSSDPSAATTTVQTLAQILDPPLTDKDLGTFLAKLADLAKDGKYQTVPLPVQSDGTLSAGTSDSVVKNILGGTAKSPDAGSAVRVAVQNATGAKDDTEKARVTLLGGGFGFIEGGTASGAQAASKVVYSDPADKQNATEVAKTLGLSAAAVSKGAVSSGADVLVVLGQDYRPAAS
- the nadD gene encoding nicotinate-nucleotide adenylyltransferase; this encodes MGEQDMPTGPAEGTADDPPRNTADHGPARTGRRRLGVMGGTFDPIHHGHLVAASEVAARFRLDEVVFVPTGQPWQKSHRAVSPAEDRYLMTVIATAENPQFSVSRIDIDRGGPTYTVDTLRDLRALNPDTDLFFITGADALAQLLTWRDSEELFSLAHFVGVTRPGHQLTDAGLPAGGVSLVEVPALAISSTECRARVAKGDPIWYMVPDGVVRYIDKRELYRGE
- a CDS encoding M48 family metallopeptidase; this translates as MSDDRHEQAGQERVPGRHRSRFPGISSRAYEHPADRSALVALRKLTGFDTVFKALSGLLPERSLKLLFLSDSVRVSDRQFAHLNDMLRDACYILDLEKVPAMYVTQDPKPNAMCIGLDEPVIVVTTGLVELLDEEEMRAVVGHEVGHALSGHSVYRTVLLFLTSLALKVAWIPLGNVAVMAIVTALREWFRKSELSADRAGLLVGQDLRASMRGLMKIAGGNHLHEMNVDAFLEQAEEYEAGGDLRDSVLKILNVLPRSHPFTTIRAAELKRWAESRDFQRIMDGHYPRREEDKDARVGESFRQSAASYASEVRTSKDPLMKLVSDLAGGAGDLGGRVKRGFNGFAGQPPKDGPAKDAPAGG